One Alnus glutinosa chromosome 3, dhAlnGlut1.1, whole genome shotgun sequence genomic region harbors:
- the LOC133864786 gene encoding uncharacterized protein LOC133864786 produces MACLDMYNSSEHKGHHCAPMSPRISFSNDFVDIQQAASSKQERSSRDAPVSSDFEFSVTNYSMMSGADELFFKGRLLPFKENYNNQMQRTTTLRDELLVDDDEERVSLRPPKGSTRWKGLLGLKKTHIGSKKADKGESSVDSKRPDFVREEAHVSKTSQEL; encoded by the exons ATGGCATGCTTAGACATGTACAACTCCTCCGAGCATAAGGGTCACCACTGCGCTCCAATGAGCCCAAGAATCTCCTTCTCCAACGACTTTGTGGATATCCAGCAGGCCGCCAGCAGCAAGCAAGAAAGGAGCTCCAGAGACGCGCCAGTGTCCTCGGACTTCGAATTTTCTGTCACAAACTATTCCATGATGAGCGGCGCCGACGAGCTTTTCTTCAAGGGCAGGCTGCTTCCCTTCAAGGAAAATTACAACAACCAAATGCAGAGGACCACCACTCTCAGGGATGAGCTTCTTGTTGATGACGACGAAGAACGCGTTTCGCTGAGGCCGCCCAAGGGGTCGACACGGTGGAAGGGCCTTCTGGGTCTGAAGAAAACCCACATTGGGTCCAAGAAAGCTGACAAGGGTGAATCGTCTGTGGATAGTAAAAGGCCTGATTTCGTTCGTGAGGAGGCCCATGTTAGCAAGACTTCGCAG GAGCTCTAG